TCGATGACCGCATTCGCACTCTCCTGAGCGCGCTCCCAGTCCGCGTCGTCCGCACAGACGATATCGAGCAGGTCGGTGACCTCCTCGCGCAGGTCGAGGACGTCGCTCCCGGCGCTGCGGAACGTGCTCGCGGTCTGTGGGTCGGCCTGCCCGGTGAAGAAGCCGGTCAGCTGTTCTTTGACCTTCTTGTCGACGAGCGTCCAGCCCAGCAAGCCGCCCAAGCGCGCGGCGGTGCCGTCGATGTCGTCGAGCGGGTCGTGCATCGCCGGCGTCCAGTCGGCGGGGTCGGCGTCGAGCGCGTCGAGCCGGGCGCTGGCGTCGTCTGCCGCGTCAGCGAACAGTGCTGCCGCCTCCGCGTGGTTCTCGTCGTCGGCCCAGGCCGCGAACGTCTCGCTGGCGGCGGCCTCGCGGGCGGCGGCCGTCGCGTAGACGGTCTCCTCGTCCATCTCGCCGCGCGTGTCGGCGTAGAGCAGCTTCGAGGAACCGATACGCGAGAGTTCGGTCTGCTGGTCGTCGGTGACGTCGTCGATGAGGGCCGCTGCATCCATACGTGCCACTGCGGGCGGGCCGTGCTTGTAACCATCGTTGGCGTGTCCGAGACCTCCGTGAAAACACGCGGCGTGGGCACTCGAACGCGTCGTGGCTGAGGGGAGTAAGCCCCCTTCTGTTCGGGCCGGCATTCGGCTCAGCGGCCACGTCCGAGCGCTCGCGCGCGGTGTCGAACTACCTGTCGACGCAGCCTTGCACCGGAGAGGATTCGCCGTTCCATCGGTCCGTCGCGAGCGTGGGGCGTCGAAGACGGCCCACGGGTAGCCCTCGGTGGGTTAACTCCCTCTTCCTTCGGCAGCGTGGGGCGTCGAAGACGGCCCACGAAAGCGTGGGGCGCGTCAACGGTCCACGGCGGCCTCGGTCGGGGTTCGCGCACCTCATCGGTCTCGCGACGACGTGTCGTTGCTGTTCCATCGCCGACGGTCTCCCGCCCCGGGCTTGCGCCCGGTCACCTGTTCGACGGGTGGGGGGACTTTCCTCATGCCTCGCGGCACGGGAGCCGGCCTCCCTCTGCCACCTGAGCGTAGACGATTGGCGCCGATAAGGCTTGCCACCCACCTTTTTCCACGGGGGCTCGCGCTCGCCGCCGGCGACCGCTCAACCCCCGCGCAAAAATCTGGACCAAAAAAGCCGGTGCTCGCTGCGCTCGCGACCGGGGAACCGGCGGCTTCGCCGCCGGATGCTTGCGTTGGCCTGCCTGTCCCCGGCGCCGGCGACGAGACGCCGGCGCGGCCACGCCTGCCTCGCGGTCAGTCACTCGTCTCGACGGTGACCCGGAAGAGCGCGTCCGCGGGCGTCAGTTGCAGGTCGCTGCGGACGTAGTACCGGGTCCGGTCGGCGCCGTCGGGGAGCCGGACCGCCGACGGGGCTTCGACGGTGGCGTTCATCGTGACCGGGCCGGCGTCGTCGGCCTTCGTCACAGCCCGGTGGACCGGCGAGGCGAACTCGAAGTCGTCGTGCCGGTGGACCGTCGCGTC
This DNA window, taken from Haloarcula ordinaria, encodes the following:
- a CDS encoding rubrerythrin family protein, translating into MDAAALIDDVTDDQQTELSRIGSSKLLYADTRGEMDEETVYATAAAREAAASETFAAWADDENHAEAAALFADAADDASARLDALDADPADWTPAMHDPLDDIDGTAARLGGLLGWTLVDKKVKEQLTGFFTGQADPQTASTFRSAGSDVLDLREEVTDLLDIVCADDADWERAQESANAVIEAAYDEFFSTLENLGVNPKPVC